AGAATCGTTATTCGTGCCATTCATAACTAAGTGAGTCTTAAATTTCGGATTGACACTCATCATAACAATTTATTGACATTATGTTTCTGGTTTTTCTTAGTTTCGTTATCTACACAAAACGAATGGATCTTATGGAAGCGACCCTTCGCATTCTCTGTATGACTGATGGCAGAGAAATCATGCACACACTGGAGAAACAGGAAGAGTTCTTGGAGATTGTTAAAAGCCGAGATGTTGAAGTGAGGCGACGTGTTattattagaaataaaaaaaagtaacatAACGACTGATAAATGATGATGattgatattaatattttaggCATTGGATGGAAGAGACGTATACATAGAGTTCAGTGGTAATCTTGTACCTGTAACAAAATCCGGCCAGCAATTGAAATTTACATTCAGGGCATTCCGCCAAAACAGACTGTCCTTCCACGTTAAAGTCCGGGATCCACTTCTCGATCCCGTTGCAAGAATGATGTTCATGCGGGATCCCAAAGTTGCCAAAGGGGAACCAGCTCAACAACCAATATGCATATTGAATATCGTCCTACCGGAAACCATTTCAAAGTCTGAATCAAGCTTCAAGCTCAAAGGTATTATAAACTAGTGGTTGTAATTTATCTATTACGATGcatgaatttatcattttatttatttttattcatagaTCTAGATTCCAACCTCATTAGCAAAATGGATATGTACAAATCTACATATATGAGGGACTATGGGGAAAAAGGTGACATACCGAAACCCACATCACCGAAAGATAAACTAATAAgtgatttattacaaaaagaaCAAACAggtatgtaaaaaaaaagtctagCGCTTCAgtcgacaactcaatgcacaATTCCCATgcacaattaattaacaagGATCCGATACAATCGAACAATAAATGGTGCAAAAGAATCAACAAaattaacgagaaaaaaatacgaaattcCATTTTATCCCATTACGATTGTGAGTTGGCGCAACAGATTACGACCCTCAGTTACTTAAGAGCCTATCCTGTGACTGTTCAACACGAAAAAAAGTCAATCCGATAATAGAATAGAGCTCTAAcgtggcttcataaattcaattacTGAGCTTTGACATTATCAATCCCTGTTTTCACTTATCGCTCGCTGTATCAGAGTTAGTTTAAAGCGAGCCATCATCGCATAAcaatcgctaaaaataaacCACGAGCCGCGAGTGCTAGAAGAATTTAAAGAgctcgaaaattgaaaataaattttgtcaaattttaCGTTTCAGgtcatttattttaaattatttttttccaactcttACAGTCATCAGACTAGAgtgtttttctctctcaaatATAAAATACATCCATAAGTTGAATAATGTCGTGTGACCAAACTTCGATTGACAAATTATGTCAAATACACTGTAACATTGGCTCCTCAACTCATGAAGATGATATTCAAAAGAACTCACTATCCCCGGATCCCTTATCTCCGAAGCGAGATGGCAGTGCCACAGGAGCCAAACCAAAACGCAAATCACGTGGGGCTCGAAGACGTCTAAATGCGATGATGAGTAACGTGTCATTGCACTTCTCAGATACTGATTCCGAAGATGAACTATCAATTGTAAAAACCAAAGTGCGACAGTCCAGTCCATTAGTGAGAACTGTCAATGGAGATATGGCACCTCCTGTGATCGAAGTGACGTTAGAAGTGGCTGATGGTGAGCCTGGAGATTCCCACTGGGACGGAATGGGTGGGACAACCCCAAACAGTGAACGGAGAAGCAGTTTTGGAGAAGTACTCACTGATGTCGATGAAATCTACTTCGACGATCCGAAATCAGACAACAAAGGCCTGAGTATTGCTGATCAAAGTCAAATTCAGGGGGACACGGATGTAGAGGACATGTCAAACGATGAAGGAGAAGCCGAAGAGCCCATCTTCATCTCTTCTCCACAGCTCGACATTCTAAGGGAATTTGGAGGAGGCACCATCACGACTAAAGAAGGCGATGGGCCATTTTCTGTTGAAGTGAGAAATCAAATGTCATTTGACGAAGTTGATGAGCCTCGTGAACATGGCAAAATTGAGCCGTTTCCTAAAGGACCCGACACGGACTCTGAAAACGTTGATTATTCAGATGAGGAACCCGAGCTCCACAATGCCTTCTCCCAAAGAGATATAATGGACTTTGATCTTCTCGCTGCGTCCCAAATTGTAATGAAAAACGTTAACAAGACCGAAAATTCACTGACTGTACCCGAGCTATACGAAGACGGCATAAGTGACAGTCACACTGATATTGAAGACATAGATTAGTTGTTTTTTCTTATTCGTCTAATTAATCAGTTCTTCAGTGGTTCATGTAATAATTCCAATGAAGCTCACCATCCTAAGGATTTTTATCTATTAGAATCAACtttgttttgaaaatttcttctCATTACGAGAATCAATAACAATTTTGTCTTTCTTTTTGCACCACATGTTCGTTTGCTTTAGGATGAGAATGTTTGTACCTTATAAAAATCTGCATGTTCTGCCACTCATTTGTTATTGAATGATTATTCAATTGCAGCCATCGATATAATTAATATGAAATTGGTTTATCAAAGAAtgcataatttataaaatgtacatttttgataaaattcctATCGATATACTTTGAAACGAGATTCTTCTCATGTTAATTACAGACAAAGATGCCATCCTTAACATTGTCATTGACAACCCAATGggatattgaattaaaatacttGAGTACTTTTAACACGAATACTAATTGACTGCAAACGCTTATTAGAAgaaatctgaaaaaataatagatttGCCTTAATGATAAATACTTGTACAAATTAAAGTAATTAAGacaatgaaaacaaataaatgacGTTCCACGACTCATTAGTTCGGGGATATTCTGtcaaatggggaaaaaatctAAAAGTTCTTAAAGTTTTATTGTAACTCAATGTACCTCACGAGAGAAATTaaagagaaattgaaaaaaaaacagataaCATGATCTAATAAATAAAGTAACACGAGTATAATTTCTTGGTTGTTCTAGATGCCGCAACAATTCACGATTCCCTTGCACAAAAACTGGCTTGTCCCCTAGAATCAGTAGATGCTAGTTATTCCCATAAGGTAAATTCTCAAGGAGATATGTCGCCAGAACTTGAGAAGCAGACATACTCGGAGAAACGTCGATTCTGGGAGGATATCACGCGAAAACGTGATAGTTACCAAAGATCAGAGTCCGAGGTTTCTAGAGCTTCACAGTTAACTGTCAATGAAAGTGACAGTGAGTATCTGCAGAGCATCGCTTCTGAAAAGGagggagaggaggaggaggaggccaCTACTCCGAAGAGATCCGAGACTCTGGAAGATCTAAATATTCCTGATTTATCAGAGTGCACGGTAGCTGAAAAAGCTCATTATTTCGAAGAGGTCATTCAGAAAGAAGCGATTACTAGTACACGTCCCCACTCGAAGGTATTTTTGCAAGATTCTAAGGAGTTGTACAATGAGAAACGGAAGAGCTCGATTGATAGGACATCACTGGGATCTGAGATAGTAGATGCCAATCGTGAAAGTGTTGAAGaaccaaaaattaatgaccAAAAGGTGGAGAAAGTAATGGTAGAgtcaattaatgaaaaagtAGAAGGACAAGAAAAAACTATTGTTGAGAAGGCTATTTGCGAGACAAACATTCATCAGAAAATTGATGATCCAAAAGTATCGCAGACTGAGCCGTTGGTGCCAAAAGAAATTCCCAGAAAATTAGAGGAAGTACAAAtggaaatcattgaaaaaccgAAAACAGAAATAGACATTCCGACACCCTTGAAATCTGTTGTTAGAGATGAATTTGTCGAAGTCAAGTCAGGTAATGAGATGTCTAAATTAAGTGAAGAGGCACTTGAATCATCAAATCTAGATGCTGTAGTTCCTCCTGAAGACGAACACCCGTCAACTGTTTCCATACGTTCCAATGAAACAACAAACGAAAAACTATTGAACGAAATGAAGAGCAATATAGACTTGGTTCTAGTTAGAAAAGAAAACATTTGCCCTGAATCTACAGATACTGTGTCGAAATTCGTCCAGGATGGGTTGGAATCCACAAGTACGAAGGTACTTCAGCCAAGCTCAGAAAAGAACAATAAATCTGAAATATCTGAAGTTAAAATTCCGTCGATGATTCCTCGAAAAATAAAACCAGAAGCGATATCTAAATCCGAGCCGAAAGCAGAAGCTACAGATATAAGGGACGACATCACAACATTGAAAC
This genomic interval from Diachasmimorpha longicaudata isolate KC_UGA_2023 chromosome 4, iyDiaLong2, whole genome shotgun sequence contains the following:
- the LOC135161265 gene encoding uncharacterized protein LOC135161265; the protein is MSCDQTSIDKLCQIHCNIGSSTHEDDIQKNSLSPDPLSPKRDGSATGAKPKRKSRGARRRLNAMMSNVSLHFSDTDSEDELSIVKTKVRQSSPLVRTVNGDMAPPVIEVTLEVADGEPGDSHWDGMGGTTPNSERRSSFGEVLTDVDEIYFDDPKSDNKGLSIADQSQIQGDTDVEDMSNDEGEAEEPIFISSPQLDILREFGGGTITTKEGDGPFSVEVRNQMSFDEVDEPREHGKIEPFPKGPDTDSENVDYSDEEPELHNAFSQRDIMDFDLLAASQIVMKNVNKTENSLTVPELYEDGISDSHTDIEDID